A window of Variovorax paradoxus genomic DNA:
ATTGGCCGCGGTTCTGTGCATCGGTGCGGGCGCGGCCCATGCCGACGCCACGCTCGATCGCATCAAGCAGCGCGGCAAGGTCGCCATCGGCGTGATGGTCAATGGCGGACCTTTCGGCTCCATCGACCCGGCCACGCAGCAGCTCATTGGCTGGAACCCCGACCTGGCGCGCGACCTGGCCAAGCAGCTCGGCGCCGAGGTCGAGCTGGTGCAGGTGCAGCCGTCCAACCGTGTGCAGTTCCTGCAGTCGGGCAAGGTCGACCTGCTGATCGCCTCGATGGAATACAACGCCGACCGCGGCGAGATCCTGGGCTATGCGCCCACGCCCTTCTACCGGGTGGGCGGCACCGCGGCGGTGCTCAAGACCAGCGGCGTCGCCAAGTGGGAAGACCTGCGCGGCAAGATCGTCTGCGCCTCGCAGGGCAGCAGTTTCGTCAAGCCGCTGCAGGAGCAGTACGGCGCGCAAGTCCGCGGATTCAAGACCTCCTCCGAATCGCTGCTGGCATTGCGCGGCGGCAACTGCGTGGCGGCGGTGCACGACTCCACGCTCATCCAGCCGTTGCTGCGCAGCAGTGCCGAATGGTCCGGCTATGCGGCGCCGATCACCGACGAGATCCTGCCCGCGCCGTCCGTGGTCTGGACCCGCAAGGGCGAGGCGGACACCATCGCCGCCGTCGACAAGGCGGTGAAGCAGTGGCATCGCAGCGGCTGGCTGATCGAGACCGAGAAGCGCAACCACATCGAGCCGCCG
This region includes:
- a CDS encoding transporter substrate-binding domain-containing protein, with translation MTSRFRALFPSSRIAIALAAVLCIGAGAAHADATLDRIKQRGKVAIGVMVNGGPFGSIDPATQQLIGWNPDLARDLAKQLGAEVELVQVQPSNRVQFLQSGKVDLLIASMEYNADRGEILGYAPTPFYRVGGTAAVLKTSGVAKWEDLRGKIVCASQGSSFVKPLQEQYGAQVRGFKTSSESLLALRGGNCVAAVHDSTLIQPLLRSSAEWSGYAAPITDEILPAPSVVWTRKGEADTIAAVDKAVKQWHRSGWLIETEKRNHIEPPQPLLPELQAKFRAAP